From Salipiger profundus, a single genomic window includes:
- a CDS encoding phage major capsid protein, producing the protein MKNSETVSRTGEDVSPATRVSAAVAGLVGDIRALQAEFEMKLHKQEERLTMLDAKMTTPRARPALAATADCAAPHQKAFDAYLRTGDDDGLRGLELEGKAMSTAVAGDGGYLIDPVTSETVKSVLDSTASIRAIASVVTVEATSYDVLIDQGETGAGWADETTTSSETGTPSIDRISVKLHELSAMPKASQRLLDDSAFDIETWLAGRIADKFSRAEAAAFVAGDGIDKPTGFLSHPAVDNDVWVWGNLGYVPTGVNGDIGDGDTIIDLVYALGAEYRAKASFVMNSKTAGALRKLKDADGRHLWSDGFAAGEPARLLGYPVLIAEDMPDIGSDAYPIAFGDFAAGYTIAERPDLRVLRDPFSAKPHVLFYATKRVGGDVSDFAAIKLLRCATA; encoded by the coding sequence ATGAAGAACTCCGAGACTGTTTCTCGGACCGGGGAAGACGTGTCCCCGGCCACCCGGGTGAGCGCCGCCGTGGCGGGACTCGTCGGGGACATCAGGGCCTTGCAGGCCGAATTCGAGATGAAGCTTCACAAACAGGAAGAGCGACTGACCATGCTTGACGCAAAGATGACCACACCGCGCGCCCGTCCGGCGCTGGCCGCCACGGCCGACTGTGCCGCACCGCACCAGAAGGCGTTCGACGCCTACCTGCGCACCGGCGACGACGACGGGCTGCGCGGGCTCGAGCTCGAGGGCAAGGCGATGTCGACGGCGGTGGCGGGAGATGGAGGCTACCTGATCGACCCGGTGACCTCGGAGACGGTGAAGTCGGTGCTCGACAGCACCGCGTCGATCCGCGCCATCGCCAGCGTGGTGACCGTCGAGGCAACCTCCTACGACGTGCTCATCGACCAGGGCGAGACCGGCGCGGGCTGGGCCGACGAGACGACCACCTCGTCCGAGACCGGCACGCCGAGCATCGATCGCATCTCGGTCAAGCTGCACGAGCTGTCGGCGATGCCGAAGGCCAGCCAGCGCCTGCTCGACGACAGCGCCTTCGACATCGAGACCTGGCTTGCGGGGCGGATCGCCGACAAGTTCTCGCGCGCGGAGGCCGCGGCCTTCGTGGCGGGCGACGGGATCGACAAGCCGACCGGGTTCCTGAGCCATCCGGCGGTCGACAACGACGTCTGGGTCTGGGGCAACCTCGGCTATGTGCCCACAGGCGTGAACGGCGACATCGGCGACGGCGACACGATCATCGATCTCGTCTACGCGCTGGGCGCAGAATACCGGGCCAAGGCGAGCTTCGTGATGAACTCGAAGACCGCCGGTGCGCTGCGCAAGCTCAAGGACGCGGACGGGCGTCACCTGTGGTCGGACGGGTTTGCGGCGGGCGAGCCTGCGCGGCTGCTGGGCTACCCGGTGCTGATCGCCGAGGACATGCCGGATATCGGCAGCGACGCCTATCCCATCGCCTTCGGTGACTTCGCCGCCGGCTACACCATCGCCGAGCGGCCCGACCTGCGGGTGCTGCGCGATCCCTTCAGCGCCAAGCCGCACGTCCTGTTCTACGCCACCAAGCGTGTCGGCGGCGACGTGAGCGACTTCGCAGCGATCAAGCTGCTGCGCTGCGCCACGGCCTGA
- a CDS encoding DNA-packaging protein yields the protein MRSGAAWLASAGAAARDGFLNELTEGECLALPFLFEFWAMEHQLPPGGDWRSWVIMGGRGAGKTRAGAEWVRASVEGALPLSPGRCRRVALVGETMDQVREVMVFGESGIVNCSPPDRRPVWQATRRCLVWPNGAEAMVFSAHDPEGLRGPQFDAAWVDELAKWKRARETWDMLQFALRLGDHPQVCVTTTPRNVGILKELLELDSTVVTRAKTEANRANLAESFLEEVRARYGNSRLARQELDGVLVTDVDGALWSHDVLEAAQRQPVPESFDRIVVAVDPPAGEGRASDACGIVVVGVVCEGPPQAWRAWVLEDATVQGVSPTGWAEAAASAYDRWQADRVVAEVNQGGAMVETVLRQVAPQVPLRKVTATRGKAARAEPVAALYEQGRVGHAGVFAALEEQMGLMTVQGFQGQGSPDRVDALVWALTELVVAPMSGYRRPALRLL from the coding sequence ATGAGATCGGGTGCCGCATGGCTCGCCTCCGCCGGTGCTGCGGCGCGGGACGGCTTCCTGAATGAGCTGACCGAGGGGGAGTGCCTGGCACTCCCCTTTCTCTTCGAATTCTGGGCCATGGAGCACCAGTTGCCACCCGGGGGCGACTGGCGATCGTGGGTCATCATGGGCGGTCGCGGCGCGGGCAAGACCCGGGCCGGGGCCGAGTGGGTGCGCGCCAGTGTCGAGGGCGCGCTGCCGCTGTCGCCGGGGCGCTGCCGGCGGGTGGCGCTGGTAGGGGAAACCATGGATCAGGTGCGCGAGGTCATGGTCTTCGGCGAGAGCGGCATCGTGAATTGTTCGCCCCCCGATCGCCGCCCGGTGTGGCAGGCGACGCGGCGTTGTCTGGTGTGGCCGAACGGGGCCGAGGCGATGGTGTTCTCGGCGCATGATCCCGAAGGGCTGCGGGGGCCGCAGTTCGACGCGGCCTGGGTAGACGAGCTGGCGAAGTGGAAGAGGGCGCGCGAGACCTGGGACATGCTGCAGTTCGCGCTGCGGCTTGGGGATCATCCGCAGGTCTGCGTCACGACCACGCCGCGCAACGTGGGCATCCTGAAGGAGCTTCTAGAGCTCGACTCGACGGTCGTCACGAGGGCGAAGACCGAGGCGAACCGGGCGAACCTCGCCGAGAGCTTCCTCGAGGAGGTGCGGGCGCGCTACGGCAACTCGCGGCTGGCGCGGCAGGAGCTGGACGGCGTGCTGGTGACGGATGTGGACGGGGCACTCTGGTCGCATGATGTGCTCGAGGCGGCGCAGCGTCAGCCGGTGCCCGAGAGTTTCGACAGGATCGTCGTCGCGGTGGATCCGCCGGCGGGCGAGGGGAGGGCCTCGGACGCCTGCGGGATCGTGGTGGTGGGCGTGGTCTGCGAGGGGCCGCCGCAGGCGTGGCGGGCCTGGGTGCTCGAGGATGCGACGGTGCAGGGCGTCTCTCCGACCGGCTGGGCCGAGGCCGCGGCCTCGGCCTACGATCGCTGGCAGGCCGACCGGGTGGTCGCCGAGGTGAACCAGGGTGGCGCGATGGTCGAGACGGTGCTGCGCCAGGTGGCGCCGCAGGTGCCGCTTCGCAAGGTCACGGCCACGCGCGGCAAGGCGGCGCGGGCCGAGCCGGTGGCGGCGCTCTACGAGCAGGGCCGGGTCGGGCACGCGGGCGTCTTCGCCGCGCTCGAGGAGCAGATGGGACTGATGACCGTGCAGGGGTTCCAGGGGCAGGGCTCGCCCGACCGGGTGGATGCGCTCGTCTGGGCGCTGACCGAGCTGGTGGTGGCGCCGATGAGTGGCTACCGCAGGCCGGCGCTGCGGCTTCTGTGA
- a CDS encoding phage portal protein codes for MVFDFLRNGRDETPAPAPEAKASATGRIVAHAHAGRVAWSARDTGSLTRAGFAGNPVGFRAVKLIAEAAAALPLVLQDETQRYAQHPLLSLITAPNLAQGKADLFEALYGHLLLAGDAYVEAVTEGNAGGLPVELHVLRSDRMRVVPGPDGWPVAYDYLVDGRRHRFDATGAVAPVCHIRAFHPQDDHYGLSPIQSAAQAVDVHNAASRWSKGLLDNAARPSGAIVWQGGDGQGAMSPEQFDRLRDEMESLHQGSRNAGRPMLLEGGLDWKPMGFSPSDMEFRQTKEAAAREIAVAFGVPPMLLGIPGEATFANYQEAHRAFYRLTVLPLATRVTATVGRWLSDWLGEAVELKPDLDQVPALSAERDAQWARVAGADFLSAAEKRRMLGLPDLPGEDDGE; via the coding sequence ATGGTATTCGATTTTCTGCGAAACGGCCGCGACGAGACGCCGGCGCCCGCGCCGGAGGCCAAGGCCTCGGCCACGGGGCGCATCGTGGCGCATGCGCACGCCGGTCGGGTCGCCTGGAGCGCGCGGGACACCGGGTCGCTCACCCGGGCGGGGTTCGCCGGCAACCCGGTGGGCTTTCGCGCGGTGAAGCTGATCGCCGAGGCCGCCGCCGCGCTGCCGCTGGTGCTTCAGGACGAGACGCAGCGCTACGCGCAGCATCCGCTGCTGTCGCTGATCACCGCACCGAACCTCGCGCAGGGGAAGGCGGATCTTTTCGAGGCGCTCTACGGGCACCTGCTGCTTGCGGGCGACGCCTACGTCGAGGCGGTCACCGAGGGCAACGCTGGGGGCCTGCCGGTCGAGCTGCACGTGTTGCGCTCGGACCGGATGCGGGTGGTGCCCGGGCCGGACGGCTGGCCGGTGGCCTACGACTACCTCGTCGACGGACGCCGGCACCGGTTCGACGCCACGGGGGCGGTCGCGCCGGTCTGTCACATCCGGGCGTTTCATCCGCAGGACGATCACTACGGGCTGTCTCCGATCCAGTCGGCGGCGCAGGCGGTGGACGTGCACAATGCCGCGAGCCGCTGGTCGAAGGGCTTGCTCGACAACGCCGCGCGGCCCTCGGGGGCGATCGTCTGGCAGGGCGGCGACGGGCAGGGCGCGATGAGCCCCGAGCAGTTCGACCGTCTCCGCGACGAGATGGAGAGCCTGCACCAGGGCTCGCGCAACGCCGGGCGGCCGATGCTGCTCGAAGGGGGGCTCGACTGGAAGCCGATGGGCTTCTCGCCCTCGGACATGGAATTCCGCCAGACCAAGGAAGCGGCGGCGCGTGAGATCGCGGTGGCCTTCGGCGTGCCGCCGATGCTGCTTGGCATTCCCGGCGAGGCGACCTTTGCCAACTACCAGGAGGCGCACCGGGCCTTCTACCGGCTCACGGTGCTGCCGCTGGCGACACGGGTGACGGCCACGGTCGGGCGCTGGCTGTCGGACTGGCTGGGCGAGGCGGTCGAGCTGAAGCCCGACCTCGACCAGGTGCCGGCGCTTTCGGCCGAGCGCGATGCGCAATGGGCGCGCGTCGCCGGGGCGGATTTCCTGAGCGCTGCCGAGAAGCGGCGGATGCTGGGGCTGCCGGATCTTCCGGGGGAGGACGACGGTGAGTGA
- a CDS encoding gene transfer agent family protein yields MTANPWRGEVALTIDGQPQRMRLTLGALAELEAELEGGTLVDLVRRFEGGSCSTRDVLALIVAGLRGGGWDGSARDLLQAEIEGGPMAAARAAAELLARAFMLPEEG; encoded by the coding sequence ATGACGGCGAACCCGTGGCGCGGAGAGGTGGCCCTGACCATCGACGGGCAGCCGCAGCGGATGCGGCTGACGCTGGGGGCGCTCGCCGAGCTCGAGGCAGAGCTCGAGGGCGGCACGCTGGTGGATCTCGTGCGGCGTTTCGAGGGCGGCAGCTGCAGCACCCGCGACGTGCTGGCGCTGATCGTGGCGGGGCTGCGGGGCGGCGGCTGGGACGGAAGCGCGCGCGACCTGCTGCAAGCGGAGATCGAGGGCGGCCCGATGGCCGCCGCCCGCGCCGCGGCAGAGCTTTTGGCGCGTGCCTTCATGCTGCCGGAGGAGGGCTGA
- a CDS encoding GTA head formation protein, RCAP_rcc01685 family, whose translation MSERRLEYEPFACAPALKLEAHERVSRLQVEALNARLDRLEALMERLEKRLWLAVYGVAGGILVQALLGLVTVTP comes from the coding sequence GTGAGTGAGCGCAGGCTCGAATACGAGCCCTTTGCCTGTGCCCCGGCGCTGAAGCTCGAGGCGCACGAACGGGTCAGCCGGCTGCAGGTGGAGGCGCTGAACGCGCGGCTCGACCGGCTCGAGGCGCTGATGGAGCGGCTGGAGAAGCGGCTCTGGCTGGCGGTCTACGGCGTCGCGGGAGGCATTCTCGTGCAGGCGCTTCTGGGGCTCGTCACGGTGACGCCCTGA
- a CDS encoding head-tail connector protein, whose product MMLIDESEVTETIFPVDALKRHLRLGSGFAEDDLQDAVLLSFVRAASVAIEGRTGKALFTRSFRLVTHRWRERDRVALPIAPVVSVEALALEDADGVQQVVEPSRYRLEADAHAPALVARSGSLPDIPEGGKAEIAFSAGYGTTFETLPADLAQAVLLLAAHYYEYRHETALGEGCMPFGVTSLIARYRPLRMGFGA is encoded by the coding sequence ATGATGTTGATCGATGAATCAGAGGTGACCGAAACGATCTTCCCGGTCGATGCGCTCAAGCGACATCTGCGCCTGGGCAGCGGTTTCGCCGAGGACGACCTGCAGGATGCGGTGCTCTTGTCCTTCGTGCGGGCGGCGTCGGTCGCGATCGAGGGGCGCACGGGCAAGGCGCTGTTCACGCGCAGCTTTCGTCTCGTCACACACCGCTGGCGCGAAAGGGATCGCGTCGCGCTGCCGATTGCGCCGGTGGTCTCGGTCGAGGCCCTGGCGCTCGAGGACGCGGACGGCGTGCAGCAGGTCGTCGAGCCGTCGCGCTATCGGCTCGAGGCTGACGCACACGCACCTGCGCTGGTCGCGCGCTCGGGATCGCTGCCGGACATTCCGGAGGGAGGCAAGGCAGAAATCGCGTTCAGCGCGGGCTACGGGACGACCTTCGAGACCCTGCCCGCGGATCTTGCCCAAGCGGTGCTGCTGCTCGCCGCGCATTACTACGAATACCGTCACGAGACGGCGCTGGGCGAGGGCTGCATGCCCTTCGGGGTGACCTCGCTCATCGCACGCTACCGGCCGCTGCGCATGGGGTTCGGCGCATGA
- a CDS encoding HK97 family phage prohead protease — protein MDLEHKFCRFDAEVTLVEGTKIEGYASLFGSCDQGGDVVTQGAYAASLKRLAGEGRAVKMLWQHDPSQPIGVWDEVREDGRGLYVKGRLLETIEKGREAAELVAAGAIDGLSIGYRTVRAAKDDRGRRLLKELELWEVSLVTFPMLPSARVAAKGETPEEAIMRELAQALEGARLDLAGG, from the coding sequence ATGGATCTGGAGCACAAGTTCTGCCGCTTCGACGCGGAAGTGACGCTGGTCGAGGGCACCAAGATCGAGGGCTACGCCTCGCTCTTCGGCTCCTGCGACCAGGGCGGCGATGTGGTCACGCAAGGTGCCTACGCGGCGTCTCTCAAGCGGCTCGCGGGGGAAGGGCGCGCGGTCAAGATGCTCTGGCAGCACGACCCGTCACAGCCCATCGGTGTATGGGACGAGGTCCGCGAGGACGGCCGCGGGCTCTACGTGAAGGGCCGCTTGCTCGAGACCATCGAGAAGGGCCGCGAGGCGGCGGAGCTGGTCGCGGCGGGGGCCATCGACGGGCTGTCGATCGGCTACCGCACCGTGCGGGCGGCGAAGGACGACCGGGGGCGCAGGCTCCTCAAGGAACTGGAGCTCTGGGAGGTCTCGCTGGTGACCTTCCCGATGCTGCCCAGTGCGCGGGTGGCGGCCAAGGGGGAGACCCCGGAAGAGGCCATCATGCGCGAGTTGGCGCAGGCGCTGGAGGGCGCGCGCCTGGACCTGGCGGGCGGCTGA
- a CDS encoding head-tail adaptor protein translates to MRAPLLNRALVLEAPMTSSDGAGGLVETWTALGTLWGEIRPRTGRETQGEAGPVAVGRFRITVRGAPQGATSRPVPGQRFRVGARLFRVLAVTEREPGGMYLVCETREEVAA, encoded by the coding sequence ATGAGGGCCCCGCTTCTGAACCGGGCGCTGGTCCTGGAGGCGCCAATGACCTCGTCGGACGGTGCGGGGGGCCTTGTCGAGACATGGACCGCGCTCGGCACGCTCTGGGGCGAGATCCGCCCGCGCACCGGGCGCGAGACCCAGGGCGAGGCCGGCCCGGTCGCGGTGGGACGGTTCCGCATCACGGTGCGTGGCGCGCCGCAGGGAGCGACTTCCCGGCCGGTGCCCGGGCAGAGGTTCCGGGTGGGTGCGCGGCTCTTCCGCGTGCTGGCGGTGACCGAGCGCGAACCCGGCGGAATGTATCTCGTCTGCGAGACACGCGAGGAGGTTGCGGCATGA
- a CDS encoding NAD(P)(+) transhydrogenase (Re/Si-specific) subunit beta → MEFGFTTAAYVVAAVLFILSLGGLSGQESAKRAVWYGIVGMALAVFATLIGPGAGLWWLSVLLIAAGGVIGVYVAKKVGMTEMPQLVAAMHSLVGLAAVFVGFNAHFTMKAVARAQEAGTEVHGTFPELVAHKTAVELNILSVELFLGIFIGAVTFTGSVIAFGKLAGKVTSAAKKLPGGHMLNIAAAAISVICLAWYLGTGGFFPLFLMTLAALFIGYHLIMGIGGADMPVVVSMLNSYSGWAAAAIGFSLGNDLLIVVGALVGSSGAILSYIMCKAMNRSFISVILGGFGGSAGPAMEVEGEQVAIDADGVAGALDEADSIIIVPGYGMAVAQAQQNVAELTRRLRAKGKEVRFAIHPVAGRLPGHMNVLLAEAKVPYDIVLEMDEINEDFPETDVVIVIGSNDIVNPAAQEDPNSPIAGMPVLEVWKAKQVFVSKRGQGTGYSGIENPLFFKDNTRMFYGDAKASLGELLSRIE, encoded by the coding sequence ATGGAATTCGGATTCACGACGGCGGCCTACGTGGTCGCGGCGGTCCTCTTCATCCTGTCGCTGGGCGGGCTTTCGGGCCAGGAAAGCGCCAAGCGGGCCGTCTGGTACGGCATCGTCGGCATGGCGCTGGCGGTCTTCGCGACGCTGATCGGCCCCGGCGCCGGGCTCTGGTGGCTCTCGGTCCTGCTGATCGCGGCGGGTGGCGTCATCGGCGTCTACGTGGCCAAGAAGGTCGGGATGACCGAGATGCCGCAGCTCGTGGCTGCCATGCACTCGCTGGTCGGCCTTGCGGCGGTCTTCGTCGGCTTCAACGCGCATTTCACCATGAAGGCGGTGGCGCGCGCGCAGGAAGCCGGCACCGAGGTGCATGGCACCTTCCCCGAGCTGGTGGCGCACAAGACGGCGGTCGAGCTGAACATCCTCTCGGTCGAGCTGTTCCTGGGCATCTTCATCGGTGCGGTGACCTTCACCGGCTCGGTGATCGCCTTCGGCAAGCTGGCGGGCAAGGTCACCTCGGCCGCCAAGAAGCTTCCGGGCGGGCACATGCTGAACATCGCCGCGGCGGCGATCTCGGTGATCTGCCTTGCGTGGTATCTTGGCACCGGCGGCTTCTTCCCGCTGTTCCTGATGACGCTCGCGGCGCTCTTCATCGGCTACCATCTGATCATGGGCATCGGCGGCGCCGACATGCCGGTGGTGGTGTCGATGCTGAACAGCTACTCGGGCTGGGCGGCCGCGGCCATCGGCTTCTCGCTGGGCAACGACCTGCTGATCGTGGTCGGCGCGCTGGTCGGCTCCTCGGGTGCGATCCTGTCCTACATCATGTGCAAGGCGATGAACCGCTCGTTCATCAGCGTGATCCTGGGCGGCTTCGGCGGCTCGGCGGGCCCGGCCATGGAGGTCGAGGGCGAGCAGGTCGCGATCGACGCGGACGGCGTGGCCGGTGCGCTCGACGAGGCCGACAGCATCATCATCGTGCCGGGCTATGGCATGGCGGTGGCGCAGGCGCAGCAGAACGTGGCCGAGCTGACCCGGCGCCTGCGCGCCAAGGGCAAGGAAGTGCGTTTCGCCATCCACCCCGTCGCGGGCCGTCTGCCGGGGCACATGAACGTGCTGCTGGCCGAGGCGAAGGTGCCCTATGACATCGTGCTCGAGATGGACGAGATCAACGAGGACTTCCCGGAGACCGACGTGGTCATCGTCATCGGCTCGAACGACATCGTGAACCCGGCGGCGCAGGAAGATCCGAACTCGCCGATCGCCGGGATGCCGGTGCTGGAAGTGTGGAAGGCGAAGCAGGTCTTCGTGTCGAAGCGCGGCCAGGGCACGGGCTACTCGGGCATCGAGAACCCGCTGTTCTTCAAGGACAACACCCGCATGTTCTACGGTGACGCGAAGGCGTCGCTCGGCGAACTGCTGAGCCGGATCGAGTAA
- a CDS encoding GNAT family N-acetyltransferase: MTTETTTKAALRPLMAEDADTVAAIFYDGVLHGTAPHYSEEERQAWAGPRPDPERWRDRIGGAVGLMAEIDGEPVGYMTLVMPGCIDLAFVRPAHAGQGIGGALLEALTGIARAGGASELTADVSLAARPFFERHGFSVVREQTVVRRGVALPNVAMRKPLKDGAPQA; encoded by the coding sequence ATGACCACCGAGACGACGACCAAGGCCGCTCTGCGCCCCCTCATGGCCGAGGATGCCGACACCGTCGCCGCGATTTTCTACGATGGCGTGCTGCACGGGACCGCCCCGCATTACTCCGAGGAAGAGCGCCAGGCCTGGGCGGGTCCGCGTCCGGACCCGGAGCGCTGGCGCGACCGGATCGGCGGTGCCGTGGGCCTGATGGCCGAGATCGACGGCGAACCGGTGGGCTACATGACGCTGGTCATGCCCGGCTGCATCGACCTCGCCTTCGTCCGACCCGCCCACGCCGGCCAAGGGATCGGCGGTGCGCTGCTCGAGGCCCTTACCGGCATCGCCCGCGCCGGCGGCGCCTCCGAGCTGACCGCCGACGTGAGCCTCGCCGCGCGCCCGTTCTTCGAGCGCCACGGTTTCTCTGTCGTGCGCGAGCAGACCGTGGTGCGCCGGGGCGTGGCCCTGCCCAACGTCGCGATGCGCAAACCCCTTAAGGATGGCGCCCCGCAGGCGTGA
- a CDS encoding rcc01693 family protein → MDGAFHWQQLLRAGLRGLGLTPEQFWSLTPAELKLMLGDDSGIRPLGRSRLEEMMRAFPDGRAGASRTARKETSDE, encoded by the coding sequence ATGGACGGGGCCTTTCACTGGCAGCAGCTGCTGCGTGCCGGCCTGCGGGGCCTCGGCCTCACGCCCGAGCAGTTCTGGTCGCTCACACCGGCGGAGCTGAAGCTGATGCTGGGTGACGACAGCGGCATCCGGCCGCTCGGCCGGTCGCGGCTCGAAGAGATGATGCGGGCCTTCCCGGACGGGCGGGCCGGCGCATCGAGGACGGCGCGAAAGGAGACATCCGATGAGTGA
- a CDS encoding Re/Si-specific NAD(P)(+) transhydrogenase subunit alpha gives MKIGTPKELASGENRVAMTPDSARALQKLGYECLVESGAGVAAGFADAAYEEADVTVVDSAEALYAQADVIAKVQPPTEGEVAWLGDGKTLISFFWPAANEELMKSAANTGASVIAMDMVPRISRAQKMDALSSMANIAGYRAVIEAGNNFGRFFTGQVTAAGKVPPAKVLIVGAGVAGLAAIGTSTSLGAITYAFDVRPEVAEQVESMGAEFVYLDFEEEQADGSSSGGYASVSSPEFREAQLAKFRELAPEMDIVITTALIPNREAPELWTEDMVKAMKRGSVIIDLAAEKGGNCKLTVKDEKIVTDNGVTIVGYTDFPSRMATQSSSLYATNVRHMMTDLTPEKDGQVNHNMDDDVIRGATIAHKHDVTWPPPPPKTKAIAAAKPKEKAPELTPEEKRAQEVAAFKAQTKQQVTLLGIGAVLLLAVGLVAPASFMQHFIVFVLSVFVGFQVIWNVSHSLHTPLMAVTNAISSIIILGALMQIGSGSALVVILAALSVFMTGINIFGGFLVTRRMLAMFQKS, from the coding sequence GTGAAGATAGGGACGCCGAAGGAGCTTGCCTCGGGCGAGAACCGGGTCGCGATGACACCGGATTCGGCCCGTGCGCTGCAGAAGCTGGGCTACGAGTGCCTGGTGGAGAGCGGCGCGGGCGTTGCGGCTGGCTTTGCCGACGCCGCTTATGAAGAGGCGGATGTGACCGTCGTGGACAGTGCCGAGGCGCTCTACGCACAGGCGGACGTGATCGCCAAGGTCCAGCCGCCGACCGAGGGCGAGGTGGCCTGGCTCGGTGACGGCAAGACGCTGATCTCGTTCTTCTGGCCCGCCGCCAACGAAGAGCTGATGAAGAGCGCCGCCAACACCGGTGCGTCGGTCATCGCCATGGACATGGTGCCGCGGATCAGCCGCGCGCAGAAGATGGATGCGCTGAGCTCGATGGCCAACATCGCCGGCTACCGCGCGGTGATCGAGGCGGGCAACAACTTCGGCCGCTTCTTCACCGGGCAGGTGACGGCGGCGGGCAAGGTGCCGCCTGCGAAGGTACTGATCGTCGGCGCCGGCGTGGCCGGTCTTGCCGCCATCGGCACCTCGACCTCGCTGGGTGCGATCACCTACGCCTTCGACGTGCGGCCCGAGGTCGCCGAGCAGGTCGAGAGCATGGGCGCCGAGTTCGTCTACCTCGACTTCGAGGAGGAGCAGGCGGACGGTTCGTCGTCGGGCGGCTACGCCTCTGTCTCCTCGCCGGAGTTCCGCGAGGCGCAGCTGGCGAAGTTCCGCGAGCTGGCCCCGGAGATGGACATCGTCATCACCACGGCGCTGATCCCCAACCGCGAGGCGCCGGAGCTGTGGACCGAGGACATGGTCAAGGCGATGAAGCGCGGCAGCGTGATCATCGACCTTGCCGCCGAGAAGGGCGGCAACTGCAAGCTGACCGTCAAGGACGAGAAGATCGTCACCGACAACGGCGTGACCATCGTCGGCTACACCGACTTCCCGAGCCGGATGGCAACGCAGTCGTCGTCGCTCTACGCGACCAACGTCCGCCACATGATGACGGACCTGACCCCCGAGAAGGACGGGCAGGTCAATCACAACATGGACGACGACGTCATCCGTGGCGCGACCATCGCGCACAAGCATGACGTGACCTGGCCGCCGCCGCCGCCGAAGACCAAGGCGATCGCGGCCGCCAAGCCCAAGGAAAAGGCGCCGGAGCTGACGCCGGAAGAGAAGCGGGCGCAGGAAGTGGCCGCCTTCAAGGCGCAGACCAAGCAGCAGGTCACCCTGCTGGGCATCGGCGCGGTGCTGCTGCTCGCGGTCGGCCTCGTGGCGCCGGCGAGCTTCATGCAGCACTTCATCGTCTTCGTGCTGTCGGTCTTCGTGGGCTTCCAGGTCATCTGGAACGTGTCGCACTCGCTGCACACGCCGCTGATGGCGGTCACGAACGCGATCTCGTCAATCATCATCCTGGGCGCGCTGATGCAGATCGGCTCGGGCTCGGCGCTGGTGGTCATCCTCGCCGCGCTGTCGGTCTTCATGACCGGGATCAACATCTTCGGCGGCTTCCTCGTGACACGGCGCATGCTCGCCATGTTCCAGAAGTCTTAA
- a CDS encoding phage major tail protein, TP901-1 family: protein MGAQNGKDLLIKVDLTGDGQFETMAGLRATRVSFNAESVDVTTLESQGGWRELLSGAGVKSANISGSGVFKDAGTDERARQIFFDGETPDFQVIIPDFGRVEGPFQLTSIEYAGSHNGEATYEVGLASAGALQFVPVPAA, encoded by the coding sequence ATGGGTGCCCAGAACGGCAAGGATCTTCTGATCAAGGTGGATCTGACCGGCGACGGTCAGTTCGAGACGATGGCAGGGCTGCGCGCCACGCGCGTGAGCTTCAACGCCGAGAGCGTCGACGTCACGACGCTGGAAAGCCAGGGCGGCTGGCGCGAGCTGCTGTCCGGGGCCGGGGTGAAATCGGCCAACATCTCCGGTTCGGGCGTCTTCAAGGATGCCGGCACCGACGAGCGGGCGCGGCAGATCTTCTTCGACGGCGAGACGCCGGATTTCCAGGTCATCATTCCCGATTTCGGCCGCGTCGAGGGGCCGTTCCAGCTGACCTCGATCGAATATGCCGGGTCGCACAACGGCGAGGCGACCTACGAGGTCGGGCTCGCCTCGGCCGGTGCGCTGCAGTTCGTCCCGGTGCCGGCGGCATGA
- a CDS encoding DUF3168 domain-containing protein, whose translation MSYAVSASLQAAIYQRLSSDDALAALVGSDIYDAPPAGTLPSLYVTLGAETARDASDATGRGAWHDLTVAVVTDAAGFQIAKTVAAAACDALADVDPALDRGRLVSLRFLKARAKRESGGLRRIDMIFRARVEDD comes from the coding sequence ATGAGCTATGCGGTTTCGGCGTCGCTTCAGGCGGCGATCTATCAACGGCTGAGCAGCGACGATGCGCTGGCCGCACTTGTCGGCAGCGACATCTACGACGCGCCGCCCGCGGGAACCCTGCCGAGCCTCTACGTGACGCTCGGCGCCGAGACGGCCCGCGATGCCTCGGACGCGACGGGGCGCGGCGCATGGCATGACCTGACGGTCGCGGTGGTGACCGACGCCGCGGGTTTCCAGATCGCCAAGACCGTCGCGGCCGCGGCCTGCGACGCGCTTGCCGATGTCGACCCGGCGCTCGACCGGGGCCGGCTGGTGAGCCTGCGCTTCCTGAAGGCGCGGGCGAAGCGCGAGAGCGGCGGGCTGCGGCGGATCGACATGATCTTCCGTGCGCGCGTCGAGGACGACTGA